In Xyrauchen texanus isolate HMW12.3.18 chromosome 14, RBS_HiC_50CHRs, whole genome shotgun sequence, the following are encoded in one genomic region:
- the LOC127654588 gene encoding E3 SUMO-protein ligase KIAA1586-like, whose protein sequence is MLTWLQTLSNKRTRSESEDSLADTPPSQNDIAAGQTQVNESSTCAAVDEVLTCGDEDESDTTSTDDNSRVSEHEWPECWSQAQVRYFSTNYKWLMSRNQKLGCSVCSQVCARVDMQQGQRVSQEWSGCLISSFGRDKAAQQNSLQKKIKEHRDSIYHKKAVEIKEKATQNTMQKHIEDMRKADYASACNVFRTTYKIGKHGRPFTDMPIDVQLQVLNGVKMGRVLHSNNSCANILDHIAAEMKKKVVNDIVMNERKLCVLIDESTTIGGKSVLVVCLRSAISSEKPDTIFFELIELQGTTAKDITEALLGCLHNNGFDPHYLQEHLLAFACDGASVMLGRKAGVAAQLCSKFPYLFVWHCSNHRLELAVCDVLKERLLVIGRVLSVRWVASSERTVKAVWENYQALQVHFTSAAADTSRDSRERAKYKGLDVLTTDSFVVNLGIMYDALTELSDLSRMLQRRDMTLDQADRQLDRQIRVFESMVSTPGPYTQTAIEAEKKKFFRNVCLHENQRVIKINPGQFFRSLAENVKCRMTPTTSSHVSRTSSEKTDSHLLSDIKVLQSDSWPASLDIQYGDAAVRRLCQRFRVGERESVLGFREYKDLNASKTPEALKPLLKAVHTIAVSTSECERAFSSMNDTLTDKRNSLDIKRLSNLIFLKCNGPPLDQFNAQTYVQTWLALGRRSAASTNCEAQSAGKVEPKTCWSLF, encoded by the exons ATGCTCACCTGGCTTCAGACTCTGAGTAATAAAAGAACTAGGTCAGAATCAGAGGACTCGCTGGCTGACACCCCACCAAGCCAGAATGATATCGCTGCAGGTCAGACGCAAGTTAATGAAAGCAGCACTTGTGCCGCTGTCGATGAGGTTCTCACATGTGGCGACGAGGACGAGAGTGACACCACTTCTACCGATGACAACAGCCGCGTTAGCGAGCATGAGTGGCCAGAATGTTGGTCTCAAGCACAAGTCCGGTATTTCTCCACAAATTACAAGTGGCTGATGAGCAGAAATCAAAAGTTGGGTTGTAGTGTGTGTAGTCAAGTTTGTGCTCGCGTGGACATGCAGCAAGGGCAGAGAGTGTCGCAGGAGTGGAGTGGGTGCTTAATCTCGTCTTTTGGAAGGGACAAGGCTGCACAACAAAACTCactacaaaagaaaataaaagagcaCAGAGACTCAATTTATCACAAGAAAGCAGTTGAAATAAAAGAGAAGGCAACacaaaatacaatgcaaaaacacattgaaGATATGAGAAAGGCTGACTACGCTTCAGCTTGCAATGTGTTTAGAACAACTTATAAGATTGGCAAGCATGGGCGTCCCTTTACAGACATGCCAATAGATGTCCAGTTGCAAGTCTTAAATGGTGTCAAGATGGGCAGAGTTTTGCACTCTAATAACTCATGTGCAAATATACTGGATCACATTGCAGCTGAAATGAAAAAGAAGGTAGTCAATGACATAGTGATGAATGAAAGAAAATTGTGTGTGCTCATTGATGAATCCACTACAATAGGTGGAAAGTCTGTGCTTGTCGTGTGCCTGCGGTCAGCTATTTCCAGTGAAAAGCCAGACACAATATTTTTTGAACTGATTGAGCTGCAGGGGACCACAGCAAAGGACATCACTGAAGCACTGTTAGGATGTCTTCATAATAATGGCTTTGACCCTCACTACCTACAGGAACATTTGTTGGCATTTGCTTGTGATGGAGCCTCAGTGATGCTTGGGAGGAAAGCAGGAGTTGCTGCGCAGCTTTGTTCCAAATTCCCTTACCTGTTTGTCTGGCATTGTTCCAATCACAGACTGGAACTGGCAGTTTGTGATGTTTTGAAGGAG CGTCTCCTTGTGATAGGCCGTGTTTTATCAGTGCGTTGGGTTGCTTCAAGTGAGAGAACAGTGAAAGCAGTATGGGAGAACTACCAAGCTCTGCAGGTACACTTTACAAGTGCTGCTGCTGATACCAGCAGGGACTCAAGAGAGAGAGCAAAATACAAAGGACTCGATGTTCTCACTACTGATTCTTTTGTGGTCAATCTTGGCATCATGTATGATGCTCTCACAGAACTCAGTGACCTATCAAGAATGCTCCAGAGACGGGACATGACTTTGGATCAAGCCGACAGGCAGCTGGACCGACAAATCCGGGTGTTTGAGTCAATGGTATCCACACCTGGTCCCTACACACAAACTGCCATTGAAGCTGAAAAGAAGAAATTCTTCAGAAATGTATGCCTGCATGAAAATCAGAGGGTTATAAAAATCAACCCTGGGCAATTTTTCCGTAGCCTGGCTGAAAATGTTAAGTGCAGGATGACTCCAACAACTTCCTCACATGTCAGTAGAACCTCATCTGAAAAGACAGATAGTCACCTCCTCTCAGACATCAAGGTCCTCCAGTCTGACTCCTGGCCTGCATCTCTAGATATTCAATATGGGGATGCAGCGGTCAGACGTTTATGTCAGAGATTCAGAGTTGGGGAGAGGGAAAGTGTCCTAGGATTTAGGGAGTATAAAGACCTTAATGCTTCCAAGACACCAGAAGCCCTGAAGCCTCTTCTTAAAGCTGTCCACACCATTGCAGTATCAACAAGTGAATGCGAGCGAGCTTTCAGCTCAATGAATGATACTTTGACAGATAAAAGAAACTCTCTCGACATCAAAAGGCTTTCAAATCTGATCTTCCTGAAATGCAACGGACCACCCTTGGATCAGTTTAATGCACAAACATATGTGCAGACATGGCTGGCACTAGGGAGGAGAAGTGCAGCATCCACAAACTGCGAAGCCCAAAGTGCAGGGAAAGTGGAGCCCAAAACGTGCTGGAGCCTTTTCTAG